TGAGCAGGCGGCAATTGCACTTAAAGAGGCAGGGGTCCTTGCCGTGGTATCACCCTCATTTGCAAGGATATTCTTCAGAAATCTGGTGAACACCGGAATTTTGGTCTTTGAGACAGATGAGATAAAATGTAAGGACGGTGACGAAGTTATCTTCTCAGCCGATGAAGACCGGGTTGAGGTTGCCGGTATTCGCTATGACGCAAAACCGATCTCCGAGAGTATGAAGGAGATTATCAGGGCAGGCGGACTCATCGAGTATATGAGGAAGAGGAGATGATCTTTCCCCGGCACTGCAAAGAGGTCGGAATGGCTGAATCCGCACCTTATGGTGAGGATCAGATCTATTTTTTAAGCAGGTATGTAATCCGGAAATTTCCGGACGGGACTTTTGAGACCGGAACTGTGGAAGTGGATGAGAAGGGGGGGCTTCTACGAAGTGTCAGGGAGTATAAGAAGATCTCAGGGCCGGATGAGACATGGCTGTATCCGGAAAAGGTCATCCTGCATGACAGGGCGGACTTAATCAGGAAGGCTGCCGGTTCAGGGAGAAAATGCACAATTTTTGAGGGCTTTGACGGCCATATGACATTTGTTGCAGATCCTGATCTGTCAGTTCTTCTGAAAGTTCACATTTACGACTCAAAGCCACCCTTTCCGGTATTATCCGAAACTGTCAGAAACCTTGAGAAGACGGGGATATTCGGCGGCCTTGAAATTGAGTTTGTACACCATATCATTGACATTGAAGATATTAAGGCAGATGTCTATCCCTGCCGGGCGGCCGGGTTTGATAAGACACTTGACAATGACAGAC
The sequence above is a segment of the Methanoplanus limicola DSM 2279 genome. Coding sequences within it:
- a CDS encoding LeuD/DmdB family oxidoreductase small subunit, whose translation is MENKGTAVCIGEDVDTDMIIAGRYLRTKDRKVWADHAFEDYDPDIAGRLKGSVIIAGKNIGCGSSREQAAIALKEAGVLAVVSPSFARIFFRNLVNTGILVFETDEIKCKDGDEVIFSADEDRVEVAGIRYDAKPISESMKEIIRAGGLIEYMRKRR
- a CDS encoding DUF7714 family protein; translation: MIFPRHCKEVGMAESAPYGEDQIYFLSRYVIRKFPDGTFETGTVEVDEKGGLLRSVREYKKISGPDETWLYPEKVILHDRADLIRKAAGSGRKCTIFEGFDGHMTFVADPDLSVLLKVHIYDSKPPFPVLSETVRNLEKTGIFGGLEIEFVHHIIDIEDIKADVYPCRAAGFDKTLDNDRLKGGERIAGCLTARQMVAEWYGDEKEFEFINICPLDLADEEPFVARCCRSERSGLYVGERTGVAVHWGVSPKEISDAVYEAVSAWRKI